From one Simplicispira suum genomic stretch:
- a CDS encoding AMP-binding protein yields MQPQHASPLTQSQTTGATEPPLIEQTIGAFFDTMVQRQPDHEALVSCHQGRRYTYAGLQAEARQLASALLRQGLVPGDRVGIWSHNNAEWVLMQLATAEVGLVLVNINPAYRTAEVEYALNKVGCRLLVTMARFKTSDYLGMLRELAPEWAHGQPGELVAQRLPHLSTVVWIDAPGKEPGAGVEEPGLLRFSDFLARGDAGDPRVAQVARTLKATDPINIQFTSGTTGFPKGATLTHRNILNNGLFIGECMRLTPADRLCIPVPLYHCFGMVLGNLACFTHGSTIVYPNDGFEPLSVLQAVQDEKCTGLHGVPTMFIAELDHPRFGEFDLSTLRTGIMAGSPCPTEVMKRVVRDMHLSEITIAYGMTETSPVSCQSSADTPLEKRVSTVGRVQPHLEIKIIDPETGAVVPVGERGEFCTRGYSVMHGYWGDLEKTREAIDADGWMHTGDLATMDAEGYVNIVGRIKDMVIRGGENIYPREIEEFLYRMPMVQDVQVVGVPDARYGEELCAWIIAKPGTVPTEDDIRAFCKGQIAHYKVPRYIRFVSEFPMTVTGKIQKFRMREATIEALGLTEAKTA; encoded by the coding sequence ATGCAGCCTCAGCACGCTTCCCCGCTGACTCAAAGCCAAACCACCGGCGCCACCGAGCCGCCGCTGATCGAGCAGACCATTGGCGCTTTCTTCGATACCATGGTGCAGCGCCAGCCCGACCACGAGGCGCTGGTCAGCTGCCACCAGGGCCGGCGCTATACCTATGCCGGCCTGCAGGCTGAGGCACGCCAGCTTGCCAGTGCGCTGCTGCGCCAGGGGCTGGTTCCGGGCGACCGCGTCGGCATCTGGTCGCACAACAACGCGGAATGGGTGCTGATGCAGCTGGCCACGGCCGAGGTCGGGCTGGTGCTGGTCAACATCAATCCGGCCTACCGCACGGCCGAGGTGGAATACGCGCTCAACAAGGTGGGCTGCCGCCTGCTGGTGACCATGGCGCGCTTCAAGACGAGCGACTACCTGGGCATGCTGCGCGAATTGGCACCGGAATGGGCGCACGGCCAGCCGGGCGAGCTGGTGGCACAGCGCCTGCCGCATCTCTCTACCGTGGTGTGGATAGATGCGCCGGGCAAGGAACCTGGCGCCGGCGTGGAGGAGCCCGGCCTGCTGCGTTTTTCCGATTTTTTGGCACGTGGCGATGCTGGTGACCCGCGCGTGGCGCAGGTGGCGCGCACGCTCAAGGCCACCGACCCGATCAACATCCAGTTCACCAGCGGCACCACTGGTTTCCCCAAGGGTGCCACGCTGACGCACCGCAACATCCTGAACAACGGCCTGTTCATCGGCGAATGCATGCGGCTGACGCCCGCCGACCGTCTCTGCATTCCGGTGCCGCTGTACCACTGCTTCGGCATGGTGCTGGGGAACCTGGCCTGCTTTACCCATGGGTCCACCATCGTCTATCCGAACGACGGCTTCGAGCCGCTTTCCGTCCTGCAGGCGGTGCAGGACGAAAAATGCACCGGCCTGCATGGCGTTCCCACCATGTTCATCGCCGAGCTCGACCATCCGCGCTTTGGCGAGTTCGACCTCTCGACGCTGCGCACCGGCATCATGGCCGGCTCGCCCTGTCCGACCGAGGTGATGAAGCGCGTGGTGCGGGACATGCACCTGTCCGAGATCACCATTGCCTACGGCATGACCGAAACCAGCCCGGTGAGCTGTCAGAGCAGCGCAGACACGCCACTGGAAAAACGCGTCTCCACGGTGGGCCGGGTGCAGCCGCACCTGGAAATCAAAATCATCGACCCCGAGACCGGCGCCGTCGTGCCCGTGGGCGAACGCGGCGAGTTCTGCACGCGCGGCTATTCGGTGATGCACGGCTACTGGGGCGACCTGGAAAAGACGCGCGAAGCCATCGACGCCGACGGCTGGATGCACACCGGGGATCTGGCCACCATGGACGCCGAGGGCTACGTCAACATCGTCGGCCGCATCAAGGACATGGTGATTCGCGGTGGCGAGAACATCTACCCGCGCGAGATTGAAGAATTTCTGTACCGCATGCCGATGGTGCAGGATGTGCAGGTGGTGGGTGTGCCCGACGCGCGCTACGGCGAAGAGCTGTGCGCCTGGATCATCGCCAAGCCCGGCACAGTGCCGACCGAAGACGACATCCGTGCCTTCTGCAAGGGCCAGATTGCGCACTACAAGGTGCCGCGCTACATCCGTTTCGTCAGCGAGTTCCCCATGACCGTGACCGGCAAGATCCAGAAATTTCGCATGCGCGAAGCCACGATCGAAGCACTCGGCCTGACCGAAGCCAAAACCGCCTGA
- a CDS encoding carboxyl transferase domain-containing protein, translating into MPQLHTQLNARSADFQANAAAMRALVDDLVAQVNKVFEGGGEAARAKHLARGKLLPRERVQMLLDPGTPFLEIAPLAALNMYGNDAPGAGLIAGIGRVSGIDCMVVCNDATVKGGTYYPLTVKKHLRAQEIAEQNHLPCIYLVDSGGANLPNQDDVFPDRDHFGRIFFNQATMSAQGIAQIAVVMGSCTAGGAYMPAMSDESIIVKNQGTIFLGGPPLVKAATGEVVSAEDLGGGDVHTRLSGVADHLAQNDLHALKLARMAVKNLNKNKAPALTDSAPVAPKFAADELYGVIPVDTRKPFDVREIIARIVDGSEFDEFKARYGTTLVTGFARIEGMQVGIIANNGILFSESALKATHFIELCCQRKVPLIFLQNITGFMVGRKYENEGIARNGAKMVTAVSTAAVPKFTVIIGGSFGAGNYGMCGRGFSPRFLWMWPNARISVMGGDQAAGVLATVKRDGIERKSGKTGEEAWSMEEEEAFKAPIRRQYEEQGHPYYATARLWDDGVIDPADTRRVLALGLAASRNAPIEDTKFGLFRM; encoded by the coding sequence ATGCCCCAATTGCATACCCAACTCAACGCCCGCTCGGCCGACTTCCAGGCCAATGCCGCCGCCATGCGCGCGCTGGTGGACGACCTGGTCGCCCAGGTCAACAAGGTTTTTGAAGGCGGCGGCGAAGCGGCCCGCGCCAAGCACCTGGCGCGCGGCAAGCTGCTGCCGCGCGAGCGTGTGCAGATGCTGCTTGACCCCGGCACGCCGTTTCTTGAAATCGCCCCGCTTGCCGCACTCAACATGTATGGCAACGACGCTCCCGGCGCGGGCCTGATCGCCGGCATCGGGCGCGTCAGCGGCATCGACTGCATGGTGGTGTGCAACGACGCCACGGTGAAGGGCGGCACCTACTACCCCCTCACCGTCAAAAAGCACTTGCGCGCGCAGGAAATCGCCGAGCAAAACCACCTGCCCTGCATCTACCTCGTGGATTCCGGTGGTGCCAACCTGCCGAACCAGGACGACGTGTTCCCGGATCGCGACCACTTCGGCCGCATCTTCTTCAACCAGGCCACCATGAGCGCGCAGGGCATTGCGCAAATCGCCGTGGTCATGGGCAGTTGCACGGCCGGTGGCGCCTACATGCCGGCCATGAGCGACGAATCCATCATCGTCAAAAACCAGGGCACCATCTTCCTGGGCGGCCCGCCGCTGGTGAAGGCCGCCACGGGCGAGGTGGTGAGCGCCGAAGACCTGGGCGGTGGCGACGTGCACACGCGCCTCTCGGGCGTGGCCGACCACCTGGCGCAAAACGACCTGCACGCGCTCAAGCTGGCGCGCATGGCGGTCAAGAATTTGAATAAAAACAAGGCTCCAGCGCTTACGGACAGCGCGCCAGTAGCTCCTAAATTTGCAGCAGACGAACTGTACGGCGTGATTCCTGTGGACACGCGCAAACCCTTCGACGTGCGCGAAATCATTGCCCGCATCGTCGATGGCAGCGAATTCGACGAGTTCAAGGCGCGCTACGGCACCACGCTGGTGACGGGCTTTGCCCGCATCGAGGGCATGCAGGTGGGCATCATCGCCAACAACGGCATTCTGTTTTCCGAGTCGGCGCTCAAGGCCACGCACTTCATCGAGCTGTGCTGCCAGCGCAAGGTGCCGCTCATCTTCCTGCAGAACATCACTGGCTTCATGGTGGGGCGCAAGTACGAGAACGAAGGCATTGCGCGCAACGGCGCCAAGATGGTCACTGCCGTTTCGACCGCTGCGGTGCCCAAATTCACCGTCATCATTGGCGGCAGCTTCGGTGCCGGCAACTACGGCATGTGTGGGCGCGGCTTTTCACCGCGATTCCTGTGGATGTGGCCCAACGCGCGCATCAGCGTGATGGGCGGCGACCAGGCCGCTGGCGTGCTGGCCACGGTCAAACGCGACGGCATCGAGCGCAAGAGCGGCAAAACGGGTGAGGAAGCCTGGAGCATGGAGGAAGAAGAAGCCTTCAAAGCCCCCATCCGCCGCCAGTACGAAGAGCAAGGCCACCCCTACTACGCCACCGCGCGCCTCTGGGACGACGGCGTCATCGACCCCGCCGACACGCGCCGCGTGCTGGCGCTGGGGCTGGCCGCGTCGCGCAATGCGCCGATTGAAGACACGAAGTTTGGCCTTTTCCGCATGTGA
- a CDS encoding DinB family protein, whose product MNPVTHFTQLARYNQWATARLLDAVAAVAEADYRRDLGLFFKSIHGTLNHLLVGEHLLWFRRFDEGVSPKLALDAELEQDRVALAERLQAGAARWTPLIASWPAERFDGTLNYTTMRGMPASLPFAATLAHVFNHGTHHRGQITAALTALGQLCPELDLVYFLQTEVTAP is encoded by the coding sequence GTGAACCCTGTGACCCACTTCACCCAACTCGCGCGCTACAACCAGTGGGCCACGGCGCGCCTGCTGGATGCCGTCGCTGCGGTAGCCGAGGCCGACTACCGGCGCGATCTGGGGCTGTTTTTCAAAAGCATTCACGGCACGCTCAACCATCTGCTGGTCGGGGAGCACCTGCTGTGGTTCCGCCGCTTTGACGAAGGTGTGTCGCCCAAACTGGCGCTCGACGCCGAGTTGGAGCAGGACCGTGTGGCGCTGGCCGAGCGCCTGCAAGCCGGCGCGGCCCGCTGGACGCCGTTGATTGCCAGTTGGCCTGCCGAGCGCTTTGACGGCACGCTGAACTACACCACCATGCGCGGTATGCCGGCATCGTTGCCTTTTGCTGCCACGTTGGCGCATGTGTTCAACCATGGCACGCACCACCGGGGCCAGATCACGGCAGCGCTGACGGCGCTGGGCCAGCTCTGCCCTGAACTTGATCTGGTTTATTTCCTGCAAACCGAGGTCACCGCACCATGA
- a CDS encoding enoyl-CoA hydratase/isomerase family protein — MSHLQITYEGAVARITLTQPEVRNAFSDEVIADITAAFTEAGGRAEVRAVVLAAEGTAFCAGANLNWMRRMADYMREENLADAAKLAEMLRVIYECPKPTIARVQGDVYAGGMGLVAACDMAVAVDTAGFCLSEVKLGLIPATISPYVIRAMGARAAHRYFLTAERFDAAEAHRIGFVHEVVGADALDAKVAELLKALTSASPNAVRACKRLVIDVAERDINAQLIAATVDGIADIRASDEGREGVQAFLQKRKPSWLAA; from the coding sequence ATGAGCCACCTGCAAATCACCTACGAGGGCGCGGTTGCCCGCATCACCCTCACCCAGCCCGAGGTGCGCAATGCCTTCAGCGACGAAGTCATTGCCGACATTACCGCCGCCTTTACCGAGGCAGGTGGACGTGCGGAGGTGCGCGCCGTGGTACTGGCCGCCGAAGGCACAGCCTTTTGCGCCGGCGCCAACCTGAACTGGATGCGGCGCATGGCCGACTACATGCGCGAGGAAAACCTGGCGGATGCCGCCAAGCTGGCTGAAATGCTGCGCGTGATCTACGAATGCCCCAAGCCGACCATCGCCCGCGTGCAGGGCGATGTGTATGCGGGCGGCATGGGCCTGGTGGCTGCGTGCGACATGGCGGTTGCCGTCGACACGGCGGGGTTTTGCCTGAGCGAGGTCAAGCTCGGCCTGATCCCCGCCACCATCAGCCCCTACGTGATCCGCGCCATGGGTGCGCGGGCTGCGCACCGCTACTTTCTGACCGCAGAGCGTTTTGACGCGGCCGAGGCCCACCGGATCGGCTTCGTGCATGAAGTCGTCGGTGCCGACGCGCTCGACGCCAAGGTCGCAGAACTCCTCAAGGCCCTCACCAGCGCCAGCCCGAACGCGGTGCGCGCCTGCAAGCGCCTGGTGATCGACGTGGCCGAGCGCGACATCAATGCGCAGCTCATCGCCGCCACGGTGGATGGCATTGCCGACATTCGCGCGAGTGATGAGGGCCGTGAGGGCGTCCAAGCCTTTTTGCAGAAGCGCAAGCCGTCCTGGCTGGCGGCTTGA
- a CDS encoding DUF4126 domain-containing protein, which yields MDALWLHIVQWLHTVGLHVDAGTAREVAGGMAQATQKLDMPSLLALAAALGWASGFRLYAVVFLVGLMGSTGLLALPAGLHLLENPLVLAVAGSLMLVEFFADKVPWVDSAWDAVHTVIRVPGGALLAAGVFGADNATMGLVAGLLGGSLAATSMATKMTTRAAVNTSPEPFSNGLVSLFEDGLVVGVVWMATQHPLAFGFALVVMVLLSVLLLVVLFKFLRAVLRRMFLFFGGSAQPVVEKPNV from the coding sequence ATGGACGCCCTCTGGCTGCACATCGTTCAATGGCTGCACACGGTCGGCCTGCATGTGGACGCCGGCACCGCGCGCGAGGTCGCGGGCGGCATGGCGCAGGCCACGCAGAAGCTCGACATGCCCAGCCTGCTGGCGCTGGCCGCAGCGCTGGGGTGGGCCAGCGGTTTTCGCTTGTACGCCGTGGTCTTTCTCGTCGGTCTGATGGGCTCCACCGGATTGCTGGCGCTGCCGGCGGGGCTGCATCTGCTGGAGAACCCATTGGTGCTGGCCGTGGCCGGCAGCCTGATGCTGGTGGAATTTTTTGCCGACAAAGTGCCCTGGGTCGACAGTGCCTGGGATGCTGTGCACACCGTGATCCGCGTACCGGGTGGCGCGCTGCTGGCCGCTGGCGTGTTTGGCGCCGACAACGCCACCATGGGCCTCGTTGCCGGGCTGCTTGGCGGCTCGCTTGCCGCCACCTCGATGGCCACCAAGATGACCACGCGTGCGGCAGTCAATACCTCGCCCGAGCCGTTTTCCAACGGTCTGGTCTCGCTGTTTGAAGACGGCCTGGTCGTAGGCGTGGTTTGGATGGCAACTCAGCATCCGTTGGCCTTTGGCTTCGCGCTGGTGGTGATGGTGCTGCTGTCCGTGCTGCTGCTGGTGGTGCTGTTCAAGTTTCTGCGCGCCGTTCTGCGGCGCATGTTTTTGTTCTTTGGCGGCTCTGCGCAGCCAGTCGTGGAGAAACCGAATGTTTAA